The genomic region TAATGAGGAGCTTGTGCTGCGACCGATGAACTGTCCGCACCACATGATGGTGTACAAGAACGATTTGCACAGCTACAGGGAGCTTCCGATTCGCATTGCCGAGCTCGGAACGATGTACCGGTACGAAATGTCGGGAGCGCTTGCCGGTTTGCAGCGCGTCCGTTCGATGACGCTCAATGACTCGCACATTTTCTGCCGTCCGGATCAAATGAAGGACGAGTTCATCAATGTCGTGAAGCTGATCCAGAAAGTGTATCGCGATTTTGGCATTGAAGATTATTATTTCCGCCTCTCCTATCGCGATCCGGCTGACAAGAAGAAATACGTCGACAACGACGAAATGTGGGAAAAGGCACAAGCGATGCTGAAGGAAGCCATGGATATGCTCGAACTAGACTACATGGAAGCCGAAGGCGAGGCGGCGTTTTACGGACCGAAACTTGACGTGCAAGTCCGTACGGCGCTCGGCAAAGACGAGACGCTTTCGACGGTACAGCTCGATTTCCACATGGCAAACCAATTCGATTTGTCCTACATCGGGGAGGACGGGAAAGAACATCGCCCGGTCATCGTTCACCGCGGCGTCGTGTCGACGATGGAACGCTTTGTCGCTTTCTTGATCGAAGAATACAAAGGAGCGTTTCCGACGTGGCTCGCCCCTGTTCAAGCAAAAGTAATTCCAGTCGCTGCCCGCGCGCACCTCGAATACGCCCGAAAGGTGCAAGAACAGTTAAGGAATGCCGGTGTCCGCGTGGAAGTCGACGAGCGCGACGAAAAAATCGGCTATAAAATTCGCGAAGCGCAAACGAAAAAAATCCCGTACATGCTCGTTGTCGGCGATCAAGAAATCGAAAGCGGCGCCGTCAACGTCCGCAAATACGGCGAACAAAAATCGGAAAGCGTGGCGTTGGAGCATTTTGTTGGAAACATCAAGCAAGAAATCGATGATCGCATCGTATGAATCAGAGGAGAGTCGTATCCAAGGATACGGCTCTTTCGTTTACGTGCGTCTGAATGCGGGAAAGGAGTAAAAAAAACATAGGGTGGGGCATGCCGTGAAAACGAATGCGTTTTACCGAATCTACAAAATCGTTTCGATGGCCGTCCTTTTTTTGTTTCAGGTGATCTGGTTCGAAAAGCGTCATCGGATTTGGAACGAGAAAAGTGAGACAGACTGGGAAAATTTAATGAAGCGGCAAGCAGTCACGTATAAAAATACGGCGATTGAACTGGAAGGGTTGTTGATTAAACTCGGTCAATTCATGAGCGCCCGGGCCGACTTGCTTCCGCGGCCGTTCATCGACGAACTCGAAGGGCTCGTCGACAAGGTTCCGTCTTTGCCGTGGAAAGAGGCGAAAGAAACGCTTGAACGCTCATGGGATTGTCCTTACCGTGAACTCTTAAGTGAAATCGGTGAACAGCCGGTCGCTTCAGCTTCTATCGGGGAAGTGTACAAAGGGCGTTTGTACGACGGATCGGAAGTGGCGGTGAAAATTCAGCGGCGGGAAGTCGCAAAAATCATGCATATCGATTTTAAAGCGGTTCGGATCGTCGTTTGGCTCATCAAACGCTTGACTTCGTTCGGGAGAAAGATGAATATCGACGGTGTGTTTCGTGAACTCGTCGAGGTTACGCAAGCGGAACTCGATTTTCGTAAAGAATTGGAGAATGCGGCCTATTTCCGGGAGGCGTTTGCGGAAAATGAGTCCGTATACATCCCGAGGTGTTACGAACAATACAGTACGAAAATGGTGCTCGTCATGGAATGGGTAGACGGTGCGCGCGTTTCTGATCGTGATTATTTGCAAAGGTACCGTATCGATGCTGATCGGCTCGTAAACACGGTAATTGAATGTTTTTTGAAACAGATTCTCGAACTCGGAAAATTTCATGCCGACCCGCATCCCGGGAACATGCTCGTTCAAGCGGACGGCACGCTCATTTTAATCGATTTCGGGATGGTGAGCACCATCCGGCGCTCCGACGTAAAATCGATGGTTTCCCTTATTCAAGGACTGCTTTTCGAAGATTTCGGCAAAGTGTTCAAAGCGATGAATGAACTCGGATTTCTGCTCGCTTCTGCAGACGAAAGGGAGCTTGAGAACGGCATTCGCACTTTGCTGGATCTTTACGGGAACCGTGCCGGCAAAATGATGAACAAAGAGTTGCTCGAAGAAATTTTAACGGAAATCACGGAATTCATCCATCGGCAACCGATTCAAATGCCGAGTGAATTTGCCTTTCTCGGCAGGGCGGTATCCGTGTTAATCGGCGTATTGTATCGCGTCACTCCGGAAATCGATTTTGTCGAAAGCGCACGTCCCGTTTTGCTTAAATGGATGGATCGCCACCACTCCATGCGTGAGACGGCGGCCGATTACGTGAAAGACTGGACGAAACCGCTCGTGGAATTGCCGGCTTCCTTGCAAGCTTTTTTGTTGGCGCCTTCCCGCCGCATCGATTGGGAAAAACGAAAAACACGCGAACGTTACAAGCACGAAATGTTCATGAGCGGCAAACGGTTTGCGGGCACGACTTTTTTACTCAGCCTCACCGCATTGTTCGCGGCAAAGCTTGTTCATGCAGGAACGTTGTCCGCTGGATGCGGGGGGGTCGCTGCGGCTGCGTGGGTTTATTACGTCGTTCTGTCGGTGCGGCAGTCAAGATGGTGTCGCAAGGTTCGCGATGAAAACAACTAATCGGTGCAGGTTTGACATTACGATGCTCGCGTGATAAGATTGTACACGAATTTAAATATCCTTGAACCAAGCAGAAGCACCCGCTTCTCACCTGACTGACGCCCTTCGCGGTTGTCGGCTGGTACCGAACGATCGTACGATAGAACAAGTGTGGGTGTTGTATGCACTCACGCTTTTTTTGTTCGGATAGACAGCGGTGAACATCGAATCGGAGGTGGCTTATAATTAGTAAGGATATGATTGTGAATGAGGGCATTCGTGCCCGCGAGGTCCGTTTGATCGGACCGAACGGTGATCAAGTCGGAATCAAGTCGAAAAGAGAGGCTCTCGAGATGGCGCGCAACGCCAACTTGGATCTCGTCATGGTGGCTCCTAAGGCAAAACCGCCGGTTTGCCGGATCATGGATTACGGAAAATACCGCTATGAACAGCAAAAGAAAGATAAGGAAGCGCGGAAGAAACAAAAAACGATCACCGTTAAAGAAATTCGCCTAAGCCCGAAGATTGAGGAACACGACTTCAACACAAAGCTGCGCAATGCGCGGAAGTTTCTCGAGAAAGGCGACAAAGTGAAGGCGAGCATCCGTTTCCGCGGACGGATGATCACACACTCGGAAATCGGACGCGACGTATTGCTTCGCATGGCCAAAGAATGTGATGATCTTTCCGAGATCGAGCACAAGCCGAAAATGGACGGACGAAGCATGTTTTTGATTCTTGCGCCGACAAGCGACAGCAAAGACAACTAACATGAGCATGGCTGCCAATCATTAATGCAGTTGGCCAAACGGAATAGGAGGGTACAAACATGCCGAAAATGAAAACGCACAAAGGGGCCGCGAAACGTTTCAAAACGACCGGAAGCGGAAAAGTGAAGCGCAATCATCGCGATTCCAACCACTACTTGAGAAACAAATCGCCGAAACAAAAGCGGAACAATCGTCATGGTGCACTTGTGGCGAAAAGTGACGAGAAAAACATTAAAGAATTGCTGAACAGCTAAGAGGAGGTTAGATCGATGCCAAGAGTTAAAGGTGGATATGTAACGAGACGCCGTCGTAAAAAAGTGCTGAAGTTGGCAAGAGGCTATTTCGGCGCAAAGCATAAATTGTTCAAAGTAGCGCAACAGCAAGTATTTAAATCGATGCAGTACGCTTACCGCGATCGTCGCCAGCGCAAGCGCGACTTCCGTAAGTTGTGGATCGCGCGGATCAACGCAGCGGCGCGCAACAACGGCATTTCCTACAGCCGTTTGATGTACGGGTTAAAACAAGCCGACGTACAAATCAACCGAAAAATGCTCGCCGACCTTGCCGTTCACGACGAAAAAGCTTTCGCTGAGCTGGCAAACAAAGCAAAGGAAAAATTAAACGCGTAACCTTGAACGAAATGCTGACTGGACCGGTTGTTAACGAACGGTCCAGTCAGTTTTTCTATGCGCTCTATGCATGACATCGTCCGGCGATCTTATGATTGGGTACCGCGGTCCTGTCATAAAGGCTCGTCTTATGTCATATTATAGGATCGAGAGGAGGCGTTCCGGATGGATAAGGTGTCCGCGGTGTTCGTCCATCTTTTGCAAACGAGCGGGATGTTTGCTCCATTCGCTTTTATCTTGCTTCATCTTGCCCGGCAATTTGTCTTCGTCCCGGTCAGTTTGATTTGCATGATCGGCGGCGTTTTTTTTGGCGCGGTGTACGGAACGGTTTATTCAGTCATTGGACTGACCTTGGCCAGCATTTGTTTTTATTTTTTTTTCAAAAGATCTCCGGCTTTTTTCAAGAAACTCGGCAAGTGGAAAAAGAAAGCGTTCAGAAACCGTCGTCCGTTGTCTTTCGGGCAAATGGCGATTTTGCGGTTGATTCCTTTCGTTCACTTTCATCTCATTTCGCTCTGCATCATCGAAGCGGCTTCCGGTTTTAAGGACTACACGAAGCATTCTTTCTACGCCAACGTCCCGCTCGCGTTTTTTTATACGGCTTGCGGCCAATGGATCGGCCGTTTGTCGCCGGAAACGATCCTTGTTGTGTTCGCGGTCCTTTTCGTTCTGTTTTACTTGTTGCGGAAGCGTGAATGGATCGTAAAGTGGGATGATTTTTTTCATTACGAAAAGGCTTCTTAGCCTGACGGAGCGCTGCCGGAAAAGGTATCGAGCGCATTACAAACAACCTTGCTTCAAACGGAATCGTACGGAGACCGTTGAGGCAAGGCTTTTTTGATTTGATCGGAAATCGGGGATCGGAACTTTCGGTTGTTCGCATTTCGAGCGGGACGTTAAGGGTCAGGGAAAATCAGAAGTGACTTATGTGTTTTCTCGCAACCTTACGGGCTGGGCCAAATTTCAGCGATGTTTTAAAAAATCGTCGACCGGGCTTTGCCATTCGATGTCGGCATGCGGGTAGATGGCGTAAATTTCTTTTTCGATCGCATAAAAGTCTTCTCGCTGCAACCCGAACAGGCTTCCCGCGTCGACGATTCGCATGATGATTGATGAGACGACGAACGCGTTCTCTGAGTTCCCGACATACTTCTCTCCTTCAAAATCTACGCCCTTATAAGTGATAAACATGTTTTTCCTTGCATCTTTCGGGTCGTCCAGCATGGAGAATTGTTTCTTCCGCCGGGCCGCTTCCCATTTGCGTTTCGGATCTTTCGCGTATTTCCAGGCGCTGTATACGAGGATGGCCAAGGCGGACAAGAACAGCAAACGAAACATCCATACGATCAATGGAAGTCACCTCGATTTTATGAGCTTCACACGAACAAAAAGATGCCCGATTCTCTATACTTACGAATCCGCACGTAAAAAGTTTCGGTCGATGTTATAATGAATGTACAATCTTTCGGAAAGGACGACAAGGGATGAACGGATTGGACGTAAAACGGTTGTTGCAGATGCAAGCCAAACTGGACGACCATATTGAGCGGGAACACGGGCTCAAAGAAGTGGACACGACGGAAGAAAAACTGCTTGCTCTGCAAGTGGAACTTGGGGAACTGGCGAACGAAACGCGCTGCTTCAAATTTTGGAGCTTGAAACCAGCTTCGGATCGCAATGTCATTTTGGAAGAGTACGTGGACGGCCTTCATTTTATTTTATCGCTCGGTCTTTCTTTCGCTTACGATTGGAAGCCTGAATCGGTTGAGGGCGAGGAAACGCTCGTTTCGGCATTTTTGCGAACGTTCGAACGCATTGCCGCATTCCGGAACGCGCCGACGGAACACCATTACAACGTATTGTTTTCAACTTACTTAATGCTCGGCGAGCAGCTCGGTTTTTCCGGAGTCGATATTCAATCGGCTTACGAAGATAAAAACGCGACCAATCACGAAAGACAAGAACAAGGATACTAAGTTTTGTACGTACATACGACGGAAAGGGGAATCGTCTTGGACAGCCAGATGCGAATGTTAAAGGATTTGACGGATGCGATCGGCGTTTCCGGAAATGAACGCGATGCGCGGGAAGTGATGAGAAAATATATTGAACCGTACGTGGATCACGTGGAAACGGACAATCTCGGAAGCTTGGTGGCGGTAAAAAAAGGGCGGGTCGACGGGCCGAAAATCATGATCGCCGGACATCTCGACGAGGTCGGGTTTATGGTGAC from Bacillales bacterium harbors:
- a CDS encoding AarF/UbiB family protein, producing the protein MKTNAFYRIYKIVSMAVLFLFQVIWFEKRHRIWNEKSETDWENLMKRQAVTYKNTAIELEGLLIKLGQFMSARADLLPRPFIDELEGLVDKVPSLPWKEAKETLERSWDCPYRELLSEIGEQPVASASIGEVYKGRLYDGSEVAVKIQRREVAKIMHIDFKAVRIVVWLIKRLTSFGRKMNIDGVFRELVEVTQAELDFRKELENAAYFREAFAENESVYIPRCYEQYSTKMVLVMEWVDGARVSDRDYLQRYRIDADRLVNTVIECFLKQILELGKFHADPHPGNMLVQADGTLILIDFGMVSTIRRSDVKSMVSLIQGLLFEDFGKVFKAMNELGFLLASADERELENGIRTLLDLYGNRAGKMMNKELLEEILTEITEFIHRQPIQMPSEFAFLGRAVSVLIGVLYRVTPEIDFVESARPVLLKWMDRHHSMRETAADYVKDWTKPLVELPASLQAFLLAPSRRIDWEKRKTRERYKHEMFMSGKRFAGTTFLLSLTALFAAKLVHAGTLSAGCGGVAAAAWVYYVVLSVRQSRWCRKVRDENN
- the infC gene encoding translation initiation factor IF-3 — encoded protein: MIVNEGIRAREVRLIGPNGDQVGIKSKREALEMARNANLDLVMVAPKAKPPVCRIMDYGKYRYEQQKKDKEARKKQKTITVKEIRLSPKIEEHDFNTKLRNARKFLEKGDKVKASIRFRGRMITHSEIGRDVLLRMAKECDDLSEIEHKPKMDGRSMFLILAPTSDSKDN
- the rpmI gene encoding 50S ribosomal protein L35; translation: MPKMKTHKGAAKRFKTTGSGKVKRNHRDSNHYLRNKSPKQKRNNRHGALVAKSDEKNIKELLNS
- the rplT gene encoding 50S ribosomal protein L20; amino-acid sequence: MPRVKGGYVTRRRRKKVLKLARGYFGAKHKLFKVAQQQVFKSMQYAYRDRRQRKRDFRKLWIARINAAARNNGISYSRLMYGLKQADVQINRKMLADLAVHDEKAFAELANKAKEKLNA
- a CDS encoding VTT domain-containing protein, producing MDKVSAVFVHLLQTSGMFAPFAFILLHLARQFVFVPVSLICMIGGVFFGAVYGTVYSVIGLTLASICFYFFFKRSPAFFKKLGKWKKKAFRNRRPLSFGQMAILRLIPFVHFHLISLCIIEAASGFKDYTKHSFYANVPLAFFYTACGQWIGRLSPETILVVFAVLFVLFYLLRKREWIVKWDDFFHYEKAS
- a CDS encoding sigma-w pathway protein ysdB, coding for MIVWMFRLLFLSALAILVYSAWKYAKDPKRKWEAARRKKQFSMLDDPKDARKNMFITYKGVDFEGEKYVGNSENAFVVSSIIMRIVDAGSLFGLQREDFYAIEKEIYAIYPHADIEWQSPVDDFLKHR
- a CDS encoding dUTP diphosphatase — translated: MNGLDVKRLLQMQAKLDDHIEREHGLKEVDTTEEKLLALQVELGELANETRCFKFWSLKPASDRNVILEEYVDGLHFILSLGLSFAYDWKPESVEGEETLVSAFLRTFERIAAFRNAPTEHHYNVLFSTYLMLGEQLGFSGVDIQSAYEDKNATNHERQEQGY